The following proteins are encoded in a genomic region of Ostrea edulis chromosome 7, xbOstEdul1.1, whole genome shotgun sequence:
- the LOC125646091 gene encoding sulfotransferase 1B1-like has protein sequence MSRKDIKDNSGKVVMQVVEYDGFMFHVSTMGHIMEQLKQLKDMSFRDSDVCVISYPKSGTHWCCEVVRMLRNNSSEYHDMLHPLIEVFPVEKLKQMFDGVFVSHLAPQHMPKDFMERKCKIINIYRNPKDVAVSYFNYVKKTKSGELMKDMEFDVFFNLFWTGQLRSCPWTKYIKEWTNYKEENPSHPLLNLCYEDMKKDLKTHVKKIADFLELHTSDELVTEIANACEFKAMSAYKNSNIPAFMSIVTDVKDENIFYRKGEAGDWKNWLKVAQSEAVDAAVEAAKIPLDIKYT, from the exons ATGAGTAGGAAAGATATCAAAGATAACAGCGGCAAGGTGGTCATGCAGGTTGTGGAATATGATGGATTTATGTTTCATGTCAGCACCATGGGGCACATAATGGAACAACTGAAACAGTTAAAGGATATGTCATTCAGGGACAGCGATGTGTGTGTGATTTCATACCCCAAATCTG GTACGCATTGGTGCTGTGAAGTGGTGCGCATGTTGAGGAATAACTCCTCTGAGTACCACGACATGCTACACCCTCTTATAGAAGTGTTCCCCGTAGAGAAACTTAAGCAGATGTTCGATGGTGTTTTTGTGTCCCATTTGGCGCCCCAACACATGCCGAAGGATTTCATGGAAAGGAAATGTAAAATAATCAACATCTACCGAAATCCAAAAGATGTAGCCGTATCATATTTCAATTACgtcaagaaaacaaaatctgGGGAGTTGATGAAGGACATGGAATTTGACGTCTTCTTCAACCTGTTTTGGACAGGACAAC TTCGTAGTTGTCCCTGgacaaaatatatcaaagaaTGGACAAATTATAAAGAGGAGAATCCATCACATCCTCTCTTAAATCTCTGCTACGAAGACATGAAAAAG GACCTTAAAACACACGTTAAAAAGATTGCTGACTTCCTGGAACTACACACAAGCGACGAACTCGTCACTGAAATTGCAAATGCGTGTGAATTTAAGGCAATGTCTGCTTATAAGAACAGCAACATCCCTGCGTTTATGAGCATTGTGACTGATGTCAAGGATGAAAACATATTCTATAGGAAAG GTGAAGCAGGGGATTGGAAGAATTGGCTGAAGGTTGCCCAGAGTGAGGCAGTGGATGCAGCGGTTGAGGCCGCAAAGATTCCTCTGGACATCAAGTACACCTAG